The segment AAAGCCCCtgacccagctctgggggacttgacaccccaaaatccctcctggGACCCAACGAAACCCCTACTGAACccccccctcacagctcctcacaccccaaaatgccccccaAAAGCTCCAGGAAGATCCTGACATCCCCAAATCACCCCTGGgacccaaaaatccctcctggGAGCCTCCGTCCCCCAGCTCCAgacatcccaaacccacccccaACAAATCTCCCCCACCAGGCCCCTGAGCCCCCCCTGGACCCCATTCCTGGACCCCCCCGAGCTCCCCCACCCCAAATGTTTGGGGCCACCTGAACCTTGAGCACCCCCAGTTCCCATCTGGGGGCACCAGCagatccccagcagcccccagcccaaaTTCCTCCACCTCCCAGGCCCCCAAATCTCTCCCCCAACCCCAATTTTTGGGGCCTACCAGTCCCCTCAACTCCTCCATCCCCTAATTTTAGGCCCCCCAACCCTAAATAACCCTAAATTTGAACTCCCTAAGCCCCACAAAGCCCCCAACCCTTATTCTgaaccctcccaaacccccgTAACCCACATTTTAACCCCCCCAACCCAACTTTTCCACATCCCAGGCCCCCAAATCTCTCCTCCAACCCCCATTTTTGGGGCCTTCCAGTCCCCTCAGCGCCCCCAGCCCCTAATTTGAACCCCCCCATCCCCTACCTTTGACCCTCCAACCCTAAATTTGAACTCCCTCGCCCCCCAACTTTAACTTTAAACCCTCCCAAGCAACCCCCGCCCCAAATTTTAtcccccccaaccccaaaatgccccctcCCCACCCGTTATTTCCAAGACCCCCGCGTGTCCCCCTCCCCATATTCGTGTgtcccccccccaccccgggTGACACAAAGGACGCGCACGTGGCCGCGGGAGCGAGCGCGGGCCGGAGGGGGGGGCGGTGGGTGAGGGGGGGTCGCGCATGCgcctgaaggggaaaaggggggggaagAGGATGGGGGGCGCTCTgtgggaccccccccaaaaggAGCCTGAGGGAGGGGCAGGCTCTGTGGGACCCCCCCTTAAAATGCTAAGGTGGGGGGAGCCCTgtgggaccccccccaaaaggAGCctgagggagggggaggggatgcggggggctctgtgggaccccccccaaaatggaTCatgagggaggggagggggagggggagccctatgtgtgacccccccccccccaatggCGCCTGCGCGggtgaggggaggggggggcgCGCGGCGCGCAGGCGCACTGAGCTCCCGCGGCCCGccaggcggcggcggcgggggcggcgcgcTGAGGGGGGGCAGACGGGCGCACGGGATTGATAAAAAACCACCGCGCGCGGATGGGCGAGCGGGACCGCGGTGCGGGCGCTGACCTCGGCCTTGGCCatggcggcggcgcggggcggggcgggccgggcggtgGCGGCAGCGCGCGATGCTCCCTCTGCGAGGGCCGACACGGAAAGGGGCCGAGCGACGCGAGCGCCGCCGCCTcaccccgccgcccccgccgccctcACGGCCCCCGCGCCGCCTCCCATTGGCTGACGCCTCGCGGCGCTGCCGCCTCATTGGGTGGCTGGACGAGCTCCGCCCACAGTCCCGCCGCTGATTGGCTGATCCAAGGAACGTCCCGCCCCCGCGGCGCGGTGATTGGGGGGAATTGTTGTCGCCACGCCCCGCGCGGCTTTTCCCGCTCCGGCCCGGAGACTCCCCGGCGTGCCGCGGATTGGTTGGAGAGGCGGAGGGCCCTCCCCCAGCTAGGCGCTCATTGGCCGGGCACGCGGGGGGACGGTCCCCATTGGCGGGCGCGGCCGTCGCTCAGCCGCTGGGCCGCCGGCGGGCCCAGCGCAGCTCGGCGAgcgcggcgcggcgggcgcagagcggggcggcggcggcgactCCCGGCGGCGGCGAGAAGGGGCCGCACGCCCGCCGGCCCCAAGGTGCGCCCGGAGCAGCGCATGCGCCAATCGCGGCGggctctggggaggggggaaaggcGGGCGGACGCATGCGCGGAACGCGGCCGGCGGCGCCTGCGCGCTGCGGGCGGTTTTGGCGGGCGGAGCGCGGAGCGGCGGCAGCTCGGAGCGGCGGCCAAACCGCGGCGGACGGGCCCGCGCCGGAGCCGCTCCCCGCGCAGGTAgcgccggcggcgggcggcggatGAATGGGCGGCAGCGGGGGGGCGGGTCCGTCGCTGTGACGGGCAGGCGCGGTGGCCAATGGATGCTGGCGGGAGGCGGAGCCACGCGCGGAGTGACGGGGGCGGTAGTTAATACCAGTGAGCGGGAGGCGGGGTGGAATGTGGATTGACAGGAGCGCGGACCAATAGCGGCGCGGTGAAGGCGGGGCGGTGCTTGGAGTGACGGTTTCACCGCCCAATAGTGGCTCGGCGGGGCTGTGGCGACCTGCGGGGCGCTCAGCCAATCACCGTGCGGGCGCGCGGCTGCTCTGACCAATCGGGTACTGCGGCGCGCTTCTAGCCCCGCCCCCAGGCCCGCGCACCGGGCCTCTCAGCGGCGCTTTGAACCCAAATCTGCGGCTTTTTACCTCTAAATTGCGGTTTCTGCCCTCAAACCGCCGGGTCCCCCCTCAAACCGGCGCTTTCCCGCCTCACACTGTCAGCTTTTCCCTCAGAGCTTCGGTTTTTAGCCCTGGAGAGGCGCTTTTGGCCTCAGCGCGGCGCCTTCCCTTTGTTCCCTCAGGATTCCCGGGCGCGGGATCCGGGACCGGCGCCCCGGGGGCTCTGCCGtgcattttcctttccctaaATCGccttttcccacccaaaccGGCCCCTTTTCCCTCAGGAATCCACCCAGAACCTCCTGGTTCCCGCCCGAAACCCTGCCGGCAATCCGGCAGGAAATTCCAGCCGGGAGCGAGGAATTCCCCGCGTCCCTCCCGGGGCTCCGTTTGGAAGGGAGAAATCCGCTAAAATCCTGCCTAGAGGGAGGGGAAAATCCCCAGCTGGGGTTTTCTTAAAACGTCTTTTTTTTAATCGTCCtcatttttaagggattttgcCCAAATTCCATTTCCCCGCTCTCAAATTCCTCCTCAGTTTTAGGGGATTTATTCCAAATTCCGTTTTGCTTTGCCTAAattctctgggtttttttaggggCTTTTAGCCCAAATCTTGTTTCTTTGTGCCTAAATCCCCGCTGTTTTTTAGGAATCGGCCCCTCCTGTTCTCCCTCCTTGGGATTTCCCTTTGGGGATCctaaaatgaccccaaatccctttttgggatcccaaaattatcccaaatcCCTTTTGGGGATTCCAAGATGACCCCAAATCCGTCTTGGGGAtccccaggttgctccaatgTCGCCTTTAAAGGGCTCCAGGAGCCTCAAATCTCCCTTTTGGGGGTCCTGAGATGAGCCCAAATCCCCCCTTgagctgtcccctgtcccccctgggTGACAGCGCCgtgtccccagtgctgtgctgtgggcaggagcagcccctgtgtgGTGACATTCCCTGTGCCACGGTGACAttctgtgcctgtccctgtccccagagcgGTGGCTGCGCTATGGGCAGGAGGGCAGTGCCATGTCCCACGGTgacattccctgtgccctggtgaCATTCTGTGAcactccctgtccctgtccccagagcgGTGGCTGCGCTATGGGCAGGAGGAGCCGGCGGGCAGCCGACAGCTCGTCCtcgggggaggaggaggagtatGTGGTGGAGAAGGTTCTGGACCGGCGCGTGGTGAGGGGCCAGGCCGAGTACCTGCTCAAGTGGAAGGGCTTCTCCGAGTGAGTgacagtggggacagccccagggggGACACAGCACCCTGGGTGTCACCCGAGTGTCCCCTGACCCTGTGAGTgacagtggggacagccccaggaggggacacagcaccCTGGGTGTCACCTGAGTGTCCCCTGACCCTGTGAGTgacagtggggacagccccggggGGGACACAGCACCCTGGGTGTCACCCGAGTGTCCCCTGACCCTGTGAGTgacagtggggacagccccggggGGGACACAGCACCCTGGGTGTCACCCGAGTGTCCCCTGACCCTGTGAGTGACAGCGGGACAGCCCCGGAGGGGGACACAAAACCCTGGGTGTCCCCTGCCCGTGTCCATGGGTGTCCCTGGATGTCCCCTGTCTCCTGTCCGTGTCCCTGGGTGTCTCCTGACCATGTCCCTGGATGTCCCCTGGGTGCCTCTGGGTCTCCCTGGATGTCCccttggtgtccccaggtgtcccctgaccatgtcccctgtgccctgaccatgtccccgtgtgtcccccAGGGAGCACAACACGTGGGAGCCCGAGAAGAACCTGGACTGCCCCGAGCTGATCTCGCAGTTCCTGCGCAAGGACCGCAGGATGAGGGACATGAGGGACAGCGAGGGGACGCGGCCCCGCGAGCGCCCCGAGGGCGCCAAGCGCAAGGGACTGCCCGGGGAGGACGGCAGGGCCAAGAAGAAGAGGGAGGTgagaggggacacggggacactgggaggggacaggaacACGGGGATAGGGACAGGCAcatggggaggggacagagacGTGGGGATGGGTGTGGGaattcagggatggggacagtgcccaggcacagGGTCacgcccccagtgccaccacgctgggacccttccctgacctctcctctccccaaaatcccatttttcccaaaccaatctcattttccccaaaaccaccccttTAACCCCAGAGCAACGACATCGCCCGCGGCTTCGAGCGGGGGCTGGAGCCCGAGAAGATCATCGGGGCCACCGACTCCTGCGGGGACCTCATGTTCCTCATGAAGTGGTGAGGCCACCTCCTCGCTGTCCCCTGGGACGCCCCAGTTCCTGCCTGTGTCCCCCAGTTTGTGCCTGTGTCCCCCAGTTTGTGCCTGTGTCCCCAGTTTGTGTCTGTGTCCCCAGTTTGTCTATTTGTCCCCGGTTTGCGTCCCCAGTCTGTGTCCCCAGTttatccccgtgtccccagcccgTCCCCTGACCCTGTGTCCCCGCAGGAAGGACACAGACGAGGCTGACCTGGTGCTGGCCAAGGAGGCCAACCTCAAGTGTCCCCAGATTGTCATCGCGTTCTACGAGGAGCGGCTGACGTGGCACGCGTACCCCGAGGACAGCGAGCCCAAGGAGCGGGACCCCCCCCGCAGCTAAGCCCCCTCCCCAATCTGTACAGACACCCCGGACTGTCCCCTGGCCCCTCCCGtgtgcccctgggcacagggggacccttccctgccctgggcgtgtccccagcctgtccccacgCCTGGGGCAGGGTTGGGGGGTGGCCCcgattttggtgttttttaaaGTCGGTGTTTTTAGCCGGGGCCCCCCCggggtgtccccgtgtccccccgtcCCCTCTGATCCCCACCCCCGTGTTGTCCCCAAGCCCCCGGATTTGCTTCCAATAAAAAACGGTCACTTTTCAGAGCTGCCACCtgtgggactggggacaccGCTGGCACCAACACGGCCCGGTGTCACCAGCACAGTGTCACCAGCATggcctggtgtcaccagcaTGGCCCAGTGTCACCAGCACAGTGTCACCAGCATGGCCCGGTGTCACCAGCATGGCCCAGTGTCACCAGCATGGCCCAGTGTCACCAGCACGGTGTCACCGGCATGGCCTGGTGTCCCCAACATGGCCCAGTGTCACCTGCATGGCCCAGTGTCCCCccaccagtgtccccagtatGGCCCCGTGTCCCTCCCCCCCCCCTCAGCGCTGCCCCCTGCTGGTGACAGCGGGCGCTGCacggggacagcgcggggacaAAGGGGacccggggacagcgggggtggcactgggggggccggaggggacaaaggggacccctggggatggggcaggggctgtttggggacACCGCAGTGAcacagggagggtttggggacacttGGGTGGCAATGGAGGGGAGGTTGGGGACACTCTGGTGACACCgaggagggtttggggacaccctggTGACATCGGGGGAGGTTGGGGGCGCTCCGGTGACACCGGGGGAGGTTGGGGCACTCCGGTGACACCGGGGGAGGTCGGGGGCGCTCCCTCCCGGTCCCGCTAGGGGGCGCGCTCGAGCCGCCGCAGCTCCGCGTGCCCCGCCCCCTCACCGTGGGAAGGGGCGTGGCCTGAGCAGACTCCGCCTCCTGCTGTGAGTGCCCCCGAATCTCCCACGCGTGTCTGGTACGCCGGGGGGTTcggagggggattttgggggccctggggggattttaggggatttgggggaggttcgggtgggattttgggggcgattttggggatgttttcccGCCGCAAGGCACGATGGAAAACTCCGCGCGGAGACAAAGGACCTGGCCACGCCCCCTCCCTCCGCCCGTGGGGCACGCCGGGAAGGGGAAGGGGCGGGGCCTATCGGggcagggggcggggccggcgtGCGGCGGACGCGGCGCGTGCTCAAGGTGGGCTCGCGGCGGCGGCAGCGACGTCACCGGGGGGGCGTGTGACGTCAcggggggagcggggctgtGAGGGACCCTCGGgcgggtggggggggggggggggtcagggTCGGGCACGGGGACACCGGCAACGTGCCCCGCCCCCCCGGGGGGCTCcgctgtcacctgtgtcaccccccCAGGGGTCTGGGTCACCTGTGTCCCACCCCCGGGgttcccctgtcccctccagggCTCCCCGGTCCCCTCTCTcgccccctgtgtcccccccaaGGCTCCCCTGTCCGCTCTGTCCCCCCCAGGTCCCCTCTGTCACCTCCCGTGTCCCCGCAGGCGATGGGGGAtggagcgggaggaggaggaggaggaggaggaggagggagccgGGGGTGCGGCTGAGCAAGGAGCGAAGGCTGAGGAAGCCAATCCTGATGATGCTGAAGCCGGTGAAgatgctgaggatgctgaggatgctgaggatgaggatgcCGAGGCCGAGGGCGTGGCGGGCCGGTTCCTGGCGCTGCAGCGCGCCCTGTCCGAGCGGCtccgggcgctgccgccgccgggcCCGCCCGTGTCCGTGGTGTACGCGCCGCTCGAGTACGCGTGGGAGCCGCACCGCAGCTTCGTGCGCCGCTTCCTGCGCTCCCCCAAAGCCGTGCTGTTCCTGGGCATGAACCCCGGGCCCTTCGGCATGGCTCAGACCGGGGTGAGCGCCCCAAAACTGCCTGGGTGCCCCAAAAACCCTGAATCCAATAACCCAGACCCGTGCTGATCCTGGGCATGAACCCCGGGCCCTTTGGGATGGCTCGGACCGGGGTGGGCAccgggagaggggctgggggggggctCGGTGCAACCGGCGAGGGCCCAGAGGGGAGGAAATGAGGCTGGGGGGATCAGGGGGTCTCTAggggagggaaactgaggcacaggagggtttgggggggtccccagggggTTCAGTCCATCTCACggggcagcagaggagggaaactgaggcacggggcGCTCCCGCTCCGTCCCAGCACCGACCCCGCGGCGCGGGGCTGACTCTGTGCGGCCCGGGGCTGTCCCCGCCGTGttccccccgtgtccccgccgTGTCCCGCCCCTGacgccccctccccgccccgcagGTGCCGTTCGGCGAGGCGTGGCACGTGCGGGAGTGGCTGCGGGTGTCGGGCGCGGTGCGGCGCCCGCCCTGCGAGCACCCCAAGCGCCCGGTGCTGGGGCTGCGCTGCCCGCGGGCCGAGGTCAGCGGCGCCCGCTTCTGGGGGCTCATCCGCAGCCTCTGCCCCGACCCCCGCGCCTTCTTCCGCCACTGCTTCGTGCACAACCTCTGCCCGCTGCTCTTCCTGGCCGCCTCGGGCCGCAACGTGGCCCCGCCGGAGCTGCGGGCGGCGGAGCGGGAGCGGCTGCTGGGCCCGTGCGGGGCCGCGCTGGCCGCCGCCGTGCGGGCGCTGGGCGTGCGGCTCGTGGTGGCGCTGGGCCGCGTGGCCGAGCTGCGGGCGCGCCGGGCGCTGCGGGACGCGGGCATCGCCGTGCCCGTGGCCTGGATCCCGCACCCGTCCCCCCGCAACCCCCGCGCCAACCGCGGCTGGGAGGGCGAGGCCCGCGAGCGGCTgcgggagctgggggtgctgcggCTCATGGGCGTGCGGGagccggggggagcgggggaAAACGGCGCCGGGGGGTCCCTGCTGCAGTTGGACCAGTTTGGGACTGGGGAAAACGGGGCTGGGGGGTCCCTGGACCAGTTTGGGACTGGGGAAAATGGGGCCGGGGGGTCCCTGCTGCAGTTGGACCAGCTGGGAACTGGGGAAAACGGGGCTAGGGGGTCCCTGGACCAGTTTGGGACTGGGGAAAACGGGGCTGAGGGGTCCCTGGACCAGTTTGGGACTGGggaaaatggggctggggggtccctgctccagtgtgacCAGTTTAGGACTGGGGAAAACGgggccggggggtccctggacCAGTTGGACCAGCTGGGAACTGGGGAAAACGGGGCTGAGGGGTCCCTGCTCCAGTTTGGGACTGGGGAAAACGGGGCTGGGGGGTCCCTGCTGCAGTTTGGAACTG is part of the Agelaius phoeniceus isolate bAgePho1 chromosome 35, bAgePho1.hap1, whole genome shotgun sequence genome and harbors:
- the SMUG1 gene encoding single-strand selective monofunctional uracil DNA glycosylase isoform X2; translation: MENSARRQRTWPRPLPPPVGHAGKGKGRGLSGQGAGPACGGRGACSRRWGMEREEEEEEEEEGAGGAAEQGAKAEEANPDDAEAGEDAEDAEDAEDEDAEAEGVAGRFLALQRALSERLRALPPPGPPVSVVYAPLEYAWEPHRSFVRRFLRSPKAVLFLGMNPGPFGMAQTGVPFGEAWHVREWLRVSGAVRRPPCEHPKRPVLGLRCPRAEVSGARFWGLIRSLCPDPRAFFRHCFVHNLCPLLFLAASGRNVAPPELRAAERERLLGPCGAALAAAVRALGVRLVVALGRVAELRARRALRDAGIAVPVAWIPHPSPRNPRANRGWEGEARERLRELGVLRLMGVREPGGAGENGAGGSLLQLDQFGTGENGAGGSLDQFGTGENGAGGSLLQLDQLGTGENGARGSLDQFGTGENGAEGSLDQFGTGENGAGGSLLQCDQFRTGENGAGGSLDQLDQLGTGENGAEGSLLQFGTGENGAGGSLLQFGTGGQGVEGGLDQLGTGRKEDGRSPPQFDQFGTGEKGIDGALPQIPRSEQDLGQHSRAEGEPLPQFLHSGGGLGLL
- the SMUG1 gene encoding single-strand selective monofunctional uracil DNA glycosylase isoform X3, producing MEREEEEEEEEEGAGGAAEQGAKAEEANPDDAEAGEDAEDAEDAEDEDAEAEGVAGRFLALQRALSERLRALPPPGPPVSVVYAPLEYAWEPHRSFVRRFLRSPKAVLFLGMNPGPFGMAQTGVPFGEAWHVREWLRVSGAVRRPPCEHPKRPVLGLRCPRAEVSGARFWGLIRSLCPDPRAFFRHCFVHNLCPLLFLAASGRNVAPPELRAAERERLLGPCGAALAAAVRALGVRLVVALGRVAELRARRALRDAGIAVPVAWIPHPSPRNPRANRGWEGEARERLRELGVLRLMGVREPGGAGENGAGGSLLQLDQFGTGENGAGGSLDQFGTGENGAGGSLLQLDQLGTGENGARGSLDQFGTGENGAEGSLDQFGTGENGAGGSLLQCDQFRTGENGAGGSLDQLDQLGTGENGAEGSLLQFGTGENGAGGSLLQFGTGGQGVEGGLDQLGTGRKEDGRSPPQFDQFGTGEKGIDGALPQIPRSEQDLGQHSRAEGEPLPQFLHSGGGLGLL
- the CBX5 gene encoding chromobox protein homolog 5 isoform X2, translated to MGRRSRRAADSSSSGEEEEYVVEKVLDRRVVRGQAEYLLKWKGFSEEHNTWEPEKNLDCPELISQFLRKDRRMRDMRDSEGTRPRERPEGAKRKGLPGEDGRAKKKRESNDIARGFERGLEPEKIIGATDSCGDLMFLMKWKDTDEADLVLAKEANLKCPQIVIAFYEERLTWHAYPEDSEPKERDPPRS
- the CBX5 gene encoding chromobox protein homolog 5 isoform X1 produces the protein MRGTRPAAPARCGRFWRAERGAAAARSGGQTAADGPAPEPLPAQSGGCAMGRRSRRAADSSSSGEEEEYVVEKVLDRRVVRGQAEYLLKWKGFSEEHNTWEPEKNLDCPELISQFLRKDRRMRDMRDSEGTRPRERPEGAKRKGLPGEDGRAKKKRESNDIARGFERGLEPEKIIGATDSCGDLMFLMKWKDTDEADLVLAKEANLKCPQIVIAFYEERLTWHAYPEDSEPKERDPPRS
- the SMUG1 gene encoding single-strand selective monofunctional uracil DNA glycosylase isoform X1, encoding MFSRRKARWKTPRGDKGPGHAPSLRPWGTPGRGRGGAYRGRGRGRRAADAARAQGPLCHLPCPRRRWGMEREEEEEEEEEGAGGAAEQGAKAEEANPDDAEAGEDAEDAEDAEDEDAEAEGVAGRFLALQRALSERLRALPPPGPPVSVVYAPLEYAWEPHRSFVRRFLRSPKAVLFLGMNPGPFGMAQTGVPFGEAWHVREWLRVSGAVRRPPCEHPKRPVLGLRCPRAEVSGARFWGLIRSLCPDPRAFFRHCFVHNLCPLLFLAASGRNVAPPELRAAERERLLGPCGAALAAAVRALGVRLVVALGRVAELRARRALRDAGIAVPVAWIPHPSPRNPRANRGWEGEARERLRELGVLRLMGVREPGGAGENGAGGSLLQLDQFGTGENGAGGSLDQFGTGENGAGGSLLQLDQLGTGENGARGSLDQFGTGENGAEGSLDQFGTGENGAGGSLLQCDQFRTGENGAGGSLDQLDQLGTGENGAEGSLLQFGTGENGAGGSLLQFGTGGQGVEGGLDQLGTGRKEDGRSPPQFDQFGTGEKGIDGALPQIPRSEQDLGQHSRAEGEPLPQFLHSGGGLGLL